Proteins encoded in a region of the Nicotiana tomentosiformis chromosome 9, ASM39032v3, whole genome shotgun sequence genome:
- the LOC138898564 gene encoding secreted RxLR effector protein 161-like: MNNCSPGIVPIQKGNKFSLMQCPKNDVERKEMESIPYSSIVGSLMYAQTCTRPDIIFAVGMLGRYQSNPGIDHWKAAKKVLRYLKGTKNYMLMYRRSKHLEVVGYSDSDFVGCIDTRKSTFGYLFQLAEGAISWKSVKQYIIATSTMEEEFVACFETTIHALWMQNFISGLGVVGTINKPLKIYCDNVASVFFSKIDKYSKGSKHMELKYFTVKEEVKKQRVSLEHNRIDLMIADPLTKGLQPKIFKEHVH; encoded by the coding sequence ATGAACAATTGTTCACCAGGAATTGTTCCAATTCAGAAAGGGAATaaatttagtctcatgcaatgcccTAAGAATGATGTTGAACGAAAAGAGATGGAATCAATTCCTTATTCTTCTATTGTTGGTAGTCTGATGTATGCTCAGACTTGCACAAGACCAGATATTATTTTTGCGGTCGGAATGCTAGGAAGATATCAGAGTAACCCAGGAATTGATCACTGGAAAGCTGCAAAGAAAGTTTTGAGGTACCTGAAAGGAACAAAGAATTACATGCTTATGTATAGGAGATCCAAGCATTTGGAAGTTGTTGGATACTCGGATTCAGATTTCGTTGGATGTATTGACACTAGAAAGTCCACATTTGGTTATTTGTTCCAATTAGCTGAAGGAGCAATATCATGGAAGAGTGTCAAACAGTATATCATTGCCACATCCACGATGGAAGAAGAATTTGTGGCATGTTTTGAAACCACAATTCATGCATTATGGATGCAAAACTTTATTTCAGGACTTGGGGTTGTCGGCACCATAAACAAGCCGCTGAAAATTTACTGTGATAATGTTGCATCAGTATTCTTCTCCAAGATTGATAAGTACTCCAAAGGTTCCAAACATATGGAATTAAAGTACTTTACCGTCAAGGAGGAAGTTAAAAAACAAAGAGTGTCACTTGAGCATAATAGAATTGATCTCATGATTGCAGATCCGTTAACGAAAGGTTTACAACCAAAGATATTTAAAGAACATGTACATTGA